From the Peromyscus leucopus breed LL Stock chromosome 8b, UCI_PerLeu_2.1, whole genome shotgun sequence genome, one window contains:
- the Ankrd40 gene encoding ankyrin repeat domain-containing protein 40, with amino-acid sequence MNALLEQKEQQERLREAAALGDIREVQKLVESGVDVNSQNEVNGWTCLHWACKRNHGQVVSYLLKSGADREILTTKGEMPVQLTSRREIRKIMGVEEADDDDELPQLKKESELPFVPNYLANPAFPFIYTPAAEDSTQLQNGGPSTPPASPPADGSPPLLPPAEPPLLGAFPRDHTSLALVQNGDISAPSAILRTPESTKPGPVCQPPVSQNRSLFSSVPSKPPVSLEPQNGTYTGPAPAFQPFFFTGAFPFNMQELVLKVRIQNPSLRENDFIEIELDRQELTYQELLRVSCCELGVNPDQVEKIRKLPNTLLRKDKDVARLQDFQELELVLMISENNFLFRNAASSLTERPCYNRRASKLTY; translated from the exons ATGAACGCCCTCCTAGAGCAGAAGGAGCAGCAGGAGAGGCTGCGGGAGGCAGCGGCCTTGGGGGACATTCGGGAGGTGCAGAAACTGGTGGAGAGCGGGGTGGATGTGAACTCCCAAAATGAGGTCAACGGCTG GACCTGTTTACACTGGGCATGTAAACGCAACCATGGCCAGGTGGTCTCTTACCTGCTAAAATCAGGGGCCGACAGAGAGATTCTTACAACAAAAGGAGAAATGCCAGTGCAGTTAACATCAAGGAGAGAGATCAGGAAGATCATGGGAG tggAAGAAGCTGATGACGATGACGAGCTCCCCCAGCTGAAGAAGGAGTCGGAACTGCCCTTTGTTCCCAACTATTTGGCCAACCCAGCCTTCCCATTTATCTATACCCCTGCAGCAGAAGACTCCACCCAGTTGCAGAATGGGGGCCCCTCCACACCTCCAGCGTCACCCCCTGCAGATGGCTCACCTCCATTGCTGCCCCCCGCAGAACCCCCTCTGCTAGGGGCCTTTCCTAGGGACCATACCTCCTTGGCACTGGTTCAGAATGGTGATATTTCTGCCCCCTCTGCCATACTCAGAACACCAGAAAGCACAAAACCTGGTCCTGTTTGTCAGCCACCAGTGAGTCAGAACCGCTCCCTGTTCTCCTCTGTCCCATCCAAGCCACCAGTGTCTCTGGAGCCTCAAAATGGGACATATACAGGACCAGCGCCAGCATTTCAGCCATTTTTCTTCACTGGAGCATTTCCATTTAACATGCAAG aACTGGTACTCAAGGTGAGGATTCAGAACCCATCTCTTCGGGAAAATGATTTCATTGAAATTGAACTGGATCGACAGGAGCTCACCTACCAAGAACTGCTCAGAGTGAGTTGCTGTGAGCTGGGTGTTAATCCAGACCAAGTGGAAAAGATCAGAAAGTTACCCAATACTCTGCTGAGAAAG gacAAAGATGTGGCCCGACTCCAGGATTTCCAGGAGCTAGAGCTGGTTCTGATGATAAGTGAGAATaattttctgttcagaaatgCTGCGTCCTCACTGACTGAGAGGCCTTGCTACAACCGGAGAGCTTCCAAACTGACATACTAA